TGTGGACTTTGCTACATTTTGTCACCTCACTTTTCATGATATTTGGGCACACGAAATCGTTTGCTTTCTTTTAACTCAGGTATAAGGAAACAATAGCACCAAAGTGATAGTAAATTCCAACTGACCCTTATCTTTGGGACAGGGACAATAGGAACGGTGGGGATTGTGGTAAACTGGGTAGTCCTGATATCTAAGTGTCAACACCCAGCATTGAATGACTGAGAACATGTTGGCATGGGGGGTTAGTATTTTCAGACctcatgaatttttttcacatatacatTTGTAGAAATAAAAGTGGAGACTTCGTGTACTTTTAAGAAATAGATTAACATCTAGATGTGTGGATATGAAATTTAGTTGGCATCTAAcagaaattttctaaaaatactgtCCTTACCCACAATAAAGATACCAAAAGTCATAACTATGGTGGGCTTCCATTCAAAATCCACCTGTTTGGGAATTTCAAGCGCACAGAGATATGGATATTGACTGGTTCACTCTGTGGTTCAAAGAATTTCTTCATGAAATCAATTGGAGGTGGCTATTTCCCCCAAACTCCAAGCTTCTTGTAAAATAGGATCACCCCACGATCCATCCCCTTTGTCCTGAACACTTTATTGAGCCATGACCTCCATAAACACACACTCACAATGTGATGTTTTGGGGAATTATTTGGACATAggcaaaataaaactgttttgtttCCCAGGGAGCTATAGACCACAGTGGTCTCCTGCAAAATGAGAAATTCATCTTGATCCTCAAGAGGCAGACAGGTTCTTTCTGGAAGAAGAATGTAGGTCAAAACACAAAACGTATTTATAAGGAAACATGAACTCCGGGATCTTTTCTGAGAATTGTCTCTAAATTTTGCCAGAGAACATGGAACTTCCCCCACTGGCTTTGCATGGACCTTCAGTCTTCCTGTGATCCCATCCCAACTTCTGCCTTGATTGTTCTATTCTAAGCAGGAGATACAATATTAGACCAAGCTGTGTAGTTCATTCCCTGGTGGCTCAGCCTGTCATTCTGAACtcatctccacacacacacacacacacacacacacacacacacacacacacacacgcatgcacgcatgcGCACGCGCGCACGCCCACACTCCAATCAGGCCACGCTCAACATTTCCTGAATACTTCATGCACTTGCTTGCTCCCTTCCTGTCTTTGATCCTGCTGTTATCCTTACTTGGAATGTCCTTCTAGTCCGAGTTTGCCAGGCACACATCTGCTCATCCTTCAAGATTCAGCTCATATGTCATCTCCTCCCTGTTGGTGTCATTGGTCCCCTCATCATTGCCTATGCTTTCCCACTTTCATGGATGTTCATGGAGAGAAATAGACCATCACTCCCAGTTAGTGTATATGTGTGCCAGCATTGTGCTGAGGCAGTGTTATTATTTCACATCTCAGTACACTGAGAAAATGATGCACTTGTACTACAGTGCCCTGGGGAAACTGGAGAGGTTTGGAGCCCTAGCAAGGCCGTCCACAGCAGGTTCCAACTGTCTCCCCATGCTCCCAGGATGAAGCAGGTCACTGCCTCCTGGAGGAGTATGTAAAAGCTCATTGACTTTTTCCCACACAAGAGGAAAGTGCATGCTGGATCCTCATGGTACAGACGTAGAGCTGAGGCTTCAGATGGGCTGGAGCACATGCTTGACACACCACTGGAGAAGAATAAGTGGAGGCCACTTCCAATattcttatcaaaaagaaattaatgtgcCCAAACTTTGATACATTgtaactctttctttctcttctcattctaaattcatatatttcaaatgtAAGAATATTATTCACCTTACAAGATAACTGTAAAGTGGTTCTCTTGCCCCACATCCCACCCAGGTCTCTGTATCTCCCATCTTTTCCATTATAGTGCTACAGTTATAAAACTTTTGAACCAACATGGATATATTATTACTAGTTAAATTCCATACTTTGTTCAGCCCTCCATACTTTTTACCTAATGTTCTTTATGTAATCATTGATAGACTTTATTTTGAAGAGTAGTTTTTGGTTCCCAGCCAAATTCCCAAAGaattaccatatatatatataccctgtCACTCTCTGACACAGCTACTCACAGTCAACGTCCTCCATTGCAGTGGTACAATCATTATAGTTGATGAACTTTTCTTGACACATTATAattacccaaagtccacagtttccATAATAGTTCACTGTTGGGGTACAGTCTATGTATTTTGACAAACGTATAATGACATAGTTCCACAATTACAgcatcatacagagtagtttcactgccctaaatatcCTTTGTGTGCCATGTATTTATCTCTCCTCCACCCAATCTCTGGTAATCCCCAatcttttcattgtcttcatgGTTTTGCCTTTCATGAAtttcatgtagttggaatcatacagaatttattcttctcagattggcttctttccctcagtaATATGATTTTAAGTTTCcaccatgtcttttcatggcttgatagctcatttctttttagcacagaataatactccattttctGGATGTagcacagtttatccattcacctactaaagaaTATACCAGTTTCTTCAAtatgttttggcaattatgaataaagctgttataaacttTCATGTGAAGATTTGGATGTGAACATACGTTTTCATTTCCTAATGGATGATCTGAGCCAAGATTCCACATGATATTTAGTACTCATGACTCTTCCACTAAGTGCCTCTTGCCTGTGATGTTTTCCCAGATGTTCCTTGTTTCTGATGACCTTGAGAGTTTCAGGAGGACTGGGCAGGTGTTTTGAGACTGTCTCCCTTTTGGAGTTTGCCTGTGTTTTTCTCATGACCAGATTGAGGTTATGTCATTCTTCTCTGGCGCGAGCCAAGCaactcatgctgtttgacaaagtccaagtatgggggacaatcctgaaaatcaggagactccacagctggctcctgctacttccttttcattttatttgtggcaatctttataatcatgggattttttctgggggtttcatgataaaatgatttataaatttagttatgcctatgcaagcaatcacaatgaaactgattccaaaagGCTGACGATGGGCCATgaagtaaaaatacccaatgtcctccaatcCGTAATTCATCTAACATGAGCAACGCGGAGTTCTTTAATAAGTTTCGcttaagggagctgttggatccaggcccagtaaaagtccctattgatgagattcctcgggcacctctgaaacatcagagttctaggaaagaaaaatctcatgtcATTCCCACAGTACAGGGACCTCCCTATGTTACTTTGATAGGATTAGGGTGCACATATTGTAAGTTGCCTTGGGTAGCaagaataaactttagataatctttcagcaacagaaaaatataactttttctgCATTAGCACACAATAGCAGATAGGTTACGCTTCGTCTCGCACAGTCACGCTCTGTCtagtacctttgtttttaaatccaaaatgatttaagatgattgtaataagatgtaaaaaataaaatcacatgttatgaaagaatggaaaaacaaggaaatattctAATGTATAAATAAAGTCCCTCAGAGGCTATCGGGAGAGGGATGCTTgcaacctgatcctgtgtccCGTGTCTCCTCACTCACCCGACGCCGTGCTTTTCCTTCAAggacccctccccctgctggagctggactcgGCACTTCTCTTCATCAAAGATTTAAATGATGGATGTCAGGTTTCCATTGGGGTTCCGTAAAGTCTAAACAGAATTGGTGAGCACCTACGGGTTAAGGCTGGTAGTTGAATGCATGTCTTAATGCAATCTGGTCGGTGGCAGTTGATTGCAAGTGaaaagctgattttattttttactcttacGTGTTTGTTTACTACGATATTGTTCCTTGACCTTGGGGGCTGGCACCTGCAGGTACAGTCACCGTTCTATCACTGGGTGAGATTTTGTTCTGAGCTGACGGCTTAACCATGCAGTAATACCAGGCCAAAATTGGTAGAAAACCAGTCCTTTCTTCAACAGTAACCTCAATGTTCAGACAAAATGCTGAGTTGCTACATCAAAGAGATATTAATTTGTTGGGTTAAATCATGTGCTTTGAAAACTTATTTGTTgtcagaaaaagaggaaattggCTAAACATCAGCTGAAATCTAATTAGGTGACAAAAACCATTCATCTTAAACCTACTGAACAGTACCggaattccaaattttaaaatgctcattAGTCATACGATTTCAGAATTCCCATTCAGCAAATCAGATGATGCATATTgctaaaattttactttagaaaaataagagacaGGAAAGAGTTGATGGGATACATTCAGTATGAATGCAAATTGGAAGTCTATTAAAGTTTAGTTATCTTAACGGAATGCCCTATGTCACACCCCATAATATTGGACCCATTTTGGTTGGAGCCATGTGCAAAACTTGGTTCTTATTCTGAATCCATCTTAAAACTAACTCATGGTTTTGTATTAAATTAAACCAAAAGAAATCTCTGTTTGTGGTAAGTAAAAATGGCAGAGTATCAGCAATTTTTAATAGATCAACCTAATAATAATAGGGACTTTTCCCTTAGGTAATAAAGCTGTTTGAatgttttatatgttctttaaattttttttagtgttttataacAATTTTTCATACAAGGTAAGTTCATTGATTGTCTTTGTGTTCttcatacctttttttaaaaaaagaaaatcactctaAAACATCTTAAACATCTTACAAAGAAGTCTGATCCTTTTGGataaagttttcaaaatacacaGATGGCTGTGCACCtatagacacatacacatacatacatcacATATGGGTAAGAATGTGTATGCACATTTGCCACCTCAGTATCTTGGGGCAGAAGAAGTTCCTAGagattctttcttttgaatttttagtCTCTAACCTATGTTTTTACAAAGAATGGCCGGTTGCCATCCTGGAAAGCTGGCAAAAGGAGAAGACAAGCTGCCCTTTCTCTGTGTTACCGCTGTGAGTCACCATGCATGTGGGCAAATGAATTGCTGCTCTATCACGTGAAAAGGTGAAGATATTTAGATGAAAGGCATCAGAAAACAGCTCTGGAAAGGCCTGTGAGGCACCTGGGGCAAATGGCACCCATGCCCAGAGAACAAAACACTCACATGTTGACACTGCTTGGCTCTAGGAAGAACAGGGCTGACCTCTAACCAGATGTCTTTCATTCTGCCACtcaatcattcactcattctgtcattcactcattcttctATTCACCCAAAGAGCACTCATGAAACCCCTAATGTCCTAGGCTTTCTCTGTCATTGGCTAGAATGCAGTTAAGAATGACACACATGGTCCTCTTCATCAAAATTATGTCAGACAAtaggagagaaagacaaggatATTAATCACGACCATATAGGAGTAATTGCTATAGGGGAGAGAACGCTGGAGAGATCTGGGTGGGGAAATCTAACCtagccagaggcagagagaatttcTTAAGAGTCTGAGACTGGTTAAGAGACACTCAACAGCTGGAGGAAAAAGAACAGTCTTTATTCAAtcattactcaaaaaaaaaaatcattactcaATAACCACTCTATGCAAAGTGCAATATTAGTCATGGTGGGGAATGCAAGATGAATACAATTTGGCTCCTACTCTCAAGACTGCCAGCTTAGTAGTCTATGGCTCACTACTTGATGATTGCCGTAGTGGTGACATATTGTTGCTTCCTAACCTCaagcctctgattttttttaatctgcttacAGAATGAGGTCCAAATTTGACATATGTGGCCTTTCCCTTCTTGATCCCAGCCAGCTTCAAGGTCAATACCCACTACACCATACGCACATGTCCTTGGGCTCCAGCTATATCTTACTAGCCACTCTTCTCCCTACATATCATGCTGTTTCAGCATGATTACCTCTGCCACACTGTTATCTTTGCCTAAAATTCCATTCTACCCTTATCTACCTGGCAAATTCTCCCAGTCCCTCTGCCCTTGacagatttcattatttttttaatcttggttatcttaatttttttacagACTTCACCATTATTACAGTTGATTTGTCACCTTGCTGTGGTTCATTCATGTATTTGCCACTGTCATCATCTTGGGTAGTGACATCTCTAGCCCAGAGCTCGAACATGAAGTTAGAAAGCATTTAGTACATATTTGTGAGATCCAATTGAATTTTGCATTTATCAGATTATTCTGATTGTAATAataggaagaaaactgaaaacaacagaaacaaaactgggaatttttttttttaaactgtataaaacatttaatttattggTCTTTTTGGGGTATCTGCTGTATCTCCAGTGTATTACAACTGAGCCATTAATCTTGTCGCTTCATCAACATTAACTGGTTCGTTTTCATGACACTGCTGAGGAATCAGCTGTTTCTGCAAAGGTTCAAGGGAAAGGCCTTTTGAGAAATGGGCAAGTTCCTTTTGTATATCTACAAAAGCTTTATTCACTCTGttaactttttcatctttcacaATGTTTATCTTCTTAAGATTAGTGGTAactggttttgctttgtttttagacTTAAAGTTTTTTTGGCTGGCTATATGAAATACATTCCTGGACTTCTGCCCTCTTAGTTTGTTCTTGGCCATTGTCTTCAATACCCTCGTGCAGCAACTCACGCTCCGACTGACACCATCCACACGCAGAAGATCTTCAGGAAGTTCGGGAGGGGAAAACTGGGAATTTATTAGAAGTTTCTTCTAACTCATGGAAGGTAAGGGCTGTGTATGATGAGTATCTCAAAATGTATCTTTGGGATTTTAATTTATGGGGTTGATTAAGTGGCTGTAAGAGAGGCTAATGccattgaaagaagaatttataACTTACATTTCTCAGGACAAGAGGGCATGCCATGCCATGCACGGCCACATAGGGAAGCATCTGGTTTGGTCAGGAGGCAGAATCAAGAGGAAGGGGAAAGCTTAAGCCAGAGCCCTTAC
The sequence above is a segment of the Zalophus californianus isolate mZalCal1 chromosome 2, mZalCal1.pri.v2, whole genome shotgun sequence genome. Coding sequences within it:
- the LOC113925175 gene encoding ribosomal biogenesis factor; translated protein: MAKNKLRGQKSRNVFHIASQKNFKSKNKAKPVTTNLKKINIVKDEKVNRVNKAFVDIQKELAHFSKGLSLEPLQKQLIPQQCHENEPVNVDEATRLMAQL